One Oncorhynchus keta strain PuntledgeMale-10-30-2019 chromosome 22, Oket_V2, whole genome shotgun sequence DNA window includes the following coding sequences:
- the LOC118400715 gene encoding troponin I, slow skeletal muscle-like — MADAPKLKEKSKISSARRLGLKIRLLTVAGQMLEVETEEKKREREEALAERVPPLKLSGLSVDELMELCKDLQRKIDVVDEERYDVGLKVTKTDKECHELGLKIIELQSKFKKPSLKKVKISAEMMLSVLLGSKHKETIDFKSNLKTVKKAEEKKEEVTDWRQNVDAMSGMEGRKKMFDA, encoded by the exons ATGGCGGACGC GCCCAAACTAAAAGAAAAGTCCAAGATCTCCTCAGCCCGACGGTTGGggttgaag ATCAGATTGCTGACAGTAGCTGGCCAGATGCTAGAGGTTGAgacggaggagaagaagagagaaagagaagaagctCTGGCTGAGAGAGTCCCTCCTCTCAAGCTTTCTGGCTTGTCTGTGGATGAGCTCATG GAATTGTGCAAAGATCTGCAACGTAAGATCGACGTGGTAGATGAGGAGCGATACGACGTGGGACTGAAAGTAACCAAAACTGACAAGGAG TGCCATGAGTTGGGTCTGAAGATCATTGAGCTGCAGAGCAAGTTCAAGAAGCCAAGCCTGAAGAAGGTGAAGATCTCAGCTGAGATGATGCTCAGTGTTCTGCTGGGCTCCAAGCACAAAGAGACAATCGACTTCAAGTCCAACCTCAAGACAGTCAAGAAAGCAGAGGAGAAG AAAGAGGAGGTCACCGACTGGCGTCAAAATGTGGATGCCATGTCAGGCATG